One part of the Salvelinus sp. IW2-2015 linkage group LG28, ASM291031v2, whole genome shotgun sequence genome encodes these proteins:
- the LOC111954509 gene encoding spermatogenesis-associated serine-rich protein 1 isoform X2, whose amino-acid sequence MCSFGALDKLVPQDKLVPQDKLGPHGRHYSHGGEINYRPHIRHIEPNLTECDLDWSSGLRWLPAPRYSDAPLPHIKLIKFPEETRLLRSFPQANMVSQTEWTFYPNFGQPRTFHVGKRCLLEGGHHYRTLRCSPERTLEATIGRKKQARFTCHSAPGSRPYLTPEYSSDFHKFGSTLPTTHFGIPYVARKRMEDREADILEVKKLSKWRPAPVIFKTVLDN is encoded by the exons ATGTGTTCTTTTGGTGCGTTGGACAAGCTCGTACCCCAGGACAAGCTCGTACCCCAGGACAAGCTCGGACCCCACGGCAGACACTATTCACATGGAGGAGAGATAAATTACAGACCGCACATTCGGCACATAGAGCCCAACCTAACAGA GTGTGACCTTGACTGGAGCTCTGGTCTGCGGTGGCTGCCTGCGCCTCGCTACAGTGATGCTCCACTCCCTCACATCAAACTGATCAAGTTCCCTGAAGAGACCAGACTGCTCAGGTCCTTCCCAC agGCCAACATGGTGTCCCAGACTGAGTGGACGTTTTATCCCAACTTTGGTCAGCCCAGAACCTTCCATGTTGGCAAACGCTGTTTGCTGGAGGGAGGTCACCATTATAGGACCCTACGGTGTTCTCCAGAGAGAACTCTGGAGGCCACCATCGGGAGGAAAAAACAAG CCAGGTTTACCTGCCATTCTGCACCTGGTTCTAGACCCTATCTAACACCTGAGTACAGTTCTGACTTTCACAAGTTTGGATCAACATTACCAACAACACATTTTGG TATTCCATATGTAgcgaggaagaggatggaggacaGGGAGGCAGACATACTGGAAGTGAAGAAGCTGAGTAAATGGAGGCCTGCACCAGTCATATTCAAAACTGTGCTGGACAACTGA
- the LOC111954509 gene encoding spermatogenesis-associated serine-rich protein 1 isoform X1 has protein sequence MCSFGALDKLVPQDKLVPQDKLGPHGRHYSHGGEINYRPHIRHIEPNLTECDLDWSSGLRWLPAPRYSDAPLPHIKLIKFPEETRLLRSFPQANMVSQTEWTFYPNFGQPRTFHVGKRCLLEGGHHYRTLRCSPERTLEATIGRKKQARFTCHSAPGSRPYLTPEYSSDFHKFGSTLPTTHFGSLTFSADTFVPLQPPPKKTCIPYVARKRMEDREADILEVKKLSKWRPAPVIFKTVLDN, from the exons ATGTGTTCTTTTGGTGCGTTGGACAAGCTCGTACCCCAGGACAAGCTCGTACCCCAGGACAAGCTCGGACCCCACGGCAGACACTATTCACATGGAGGAGAGATAAATTACAGACCGCACATTCGGCACATAGAGCCCAACCTAACAGA GTGTGACCTTGACTGGAGCTCTGGTCTGCGGTGGCTGCCTGCGCCTCGCTACAGTGATGCTCCACTCCCTCACATCAAACTGATCAAGTTCCCTGAAGAGACCAGACTGCTCAGGTCCTTCCCAC agGCCAACATGGTGTCCCAGACTGAGTGGACGTTTTATCCCAACTTTGGTCAGCCCAGAACCTTCCATGTTGGCAAACGCTGTTTGCTGGAGGGAGGTCACCATTATAGGACCCTACGGTGTTCTCCAGAGAGAACTCTGGAGGCCACCATCGGGAGGAAAAAACAAG CCAGGTTTACCTGCCATTCTGCACCTGGTTCTAGACCCTATCTAACACCTGAGTACAGTTCTGACTTTCACAAGTTTGGATCAACATTACCAACAACACATTTTGG GTCACTGACCTTCAGTGCAGATACATTCGTTCCTCTTCAGCCACCTCCAAAAAAGACATG TATTCCATATGTAgcgaggaagaggatggaggacaGGGAGGCAGACATACTGGAAGTGAAGAAGCTGAGTAAATGGAGGCCTGCACCAGTCATATTCAAAACTGTGCTGGACAACTGA